One stretch of Ailuropoda melanoleuca isolate Jingjing chromosome 20, ASM200744v2, whole genome shotgun sequence DNA includes these proteins:
- the SAV1 gene encoding protein salvador homolog 1, with translation MLSRKKTKNEVSKPAEVQGKYVKKETSPLLRNLMPSFIRHGPTIPRRTDICLPDSSPNAFSASGDGIVSRNQSFLRTPIQRTPHEIMRRESNRLSAPSYLARSLADVPREYGSSQSFLTEVNFAVENGDSGSRYYYSDNYFDGQRRRPLGDRAHEDYRYYDYNHDLFQRMPQNQGRHASGIGRVAATSLGNLTNHGSEDLPLPPGWSVDWTMRGRKYYIDHNTNTTHWSHPLEREGLPPGWERVESSEFGTYYVDHTNKKAQYRHPCAPSVPRYDQPPPVTYQPQQTERNQSLLVPANPYHTAEIPDWLQVYARAPVKYDHILKWELFQLADLDTYQGMLKLLFMKELEQIVKMYEAYRQALLTELENRKQRQQWYAQQHGKNF, from the exons ATGCTGTCccgaaagaaaaccaaaaacgaAGTGTCCAAGCCCGCCGAGGTGCAGGGGAAGTACGTGAAGAAGGAGACGTCGCCTCTGCTGCGGA atCTCATGCCTTCATTTATTCGGCATGGTCCAACAATTCCAAGACGAACTGATATTTGTCTGCCAGACTCAAGTCCTAATGCCTTTTCAGCTTCTGGAGATGGAATAGTTTCAAGAAACCAGAGTTTCCTTAGAACTCCAATTCAAAGAACGCCTCATGAAATAATGAGAAGAGAAAGCAACAGATTATCTGCACCTTCTTATCTTGCCCGGAGTCTAGCAGATGTCCCTAGGGAGTATGGCTCTTCCCAGTCATTTTTAACAGAAGTTAATTTTGCTGTTGAAAATGGAGACTCTGGTTCCCGATATTATTATTCAGATAATTATTTTGATGGTCAGAGAAGGCGCCCACTTGGAGATCGTGCACATGAAGACTATAGATATTATGACTACAACCACGATCTCTTCCAAAGAATGCCACAAAATCAGGGGAGACATGCTTCAG gTATTGGGAGAGTTGCTGCTACATCTTTAGGAAATTTAACTAACCATGGTTCTGAAGATTTACCTCTTCCTCCTGGTTGGTCTGTGGACTGGACAATGAGAGGGAGAAAGTATTATATAGATCACAACACAAATACAACTCATTGGAGCCATCCTCTTGAGCGAGAAGGACTTCCTCCAGGATGGGAGCGAGTTGAATCATCAGAATTTGGAACCTATTACGTAGATCACACAAATAAGAAGGCTCAATATAGGCATCCCTGTGCTCCTAG CGTACCTCGGTATGACCAGCCCCCTCCTGTCACATATCAGCCACAGCAGACCGAAAGAAATCAGTCCCTTCTGGTACCTGCAAATCCATATCATACTGCAGAAATTCCCGACTGGCTTCAGGTTTATGCTCGAGCCCCTGTGAA ATATGACCACATTCTGAAGTGGGAACTCTTCCAGCTGGCTGACCTGGATACATACCAGGGAATGCTAAAGTTGCTTTTCATGAAAGAACTGGAACAGATTGTTAAAATGTATGAAGCCTACAGACAGGCTCTTCTCACAGAGTTGGAAAACCGCAAGCAGAGACAGCAGTGGTATGCCCAGCAACATGGCaagaatttttaa